From Streptomyces sp. NBC_00690, a single genomic window includes:
- a CDS encoding magnesium transporter MgtE N-terminal domain-containing protein, which yields MEVSTVVASVTRVFVSHLSGVPVFDPSGDQVGRVRDLVAMLRVGHRPPRLLGMVVEVLSRRRIFLPMTRITGIESGQIITTGVLNVRRFEQRPTERLVLGELLDRRVQLVESGEEATVLDVSVQRLPARRDWEIDKVFVRRGRGGALRRRGETLTVEWSAVTGLSLEEDSQSAESLVATFERLRPADVANALHHLTPKRRAEVAAALDDDRLADVLEELPEDDQVEILGKLQEERAADVLEAMDPDDAADLLSELPEEDQERLLALMRPDDAADVRRLLSYEERTAGGLMTTEPIVLRPDATVADALARVRQQDLSPALAAQVYVCRPPEETPTGRYLGTIHFQRLLRDPPFTLVGSMVDSDLPPLAPDTPLRAVTSYLAAYNMVAAPVVDEIGSLLGAVTVDDVLDHLLPDDWRETDFEESAHG from the coding sequence ATGGAGGTGTCGACCGTGGTCGCCAGCGTCACGCGTGTCTTCGTCTCGCACCTCTCCGGCGTCCCGGTCTTCGACCCGAGCGGTGACCAGGTGGGCCGGGTCCGGGACCTGGTGGCGATGCTGCGGGTGGGCCACCGTCCGCCGCGGCTGCTGGGCATGGTGGTGGAGGTGCTGAGCCGACGGCGGATCTTCCTCCCGATGACCCGTATCACCGGCATCGAGTCGGGCCAGATCATCACCACCGGTGTGCTGAACGTACGGCGCTTCGAACAGCGCCCCACCGAGCGGCTGGTCCTCGGCGAACTGCTCGACCGACGCGTACAACTCGTGGAGAGCGGCGAGGAGGCCACCGTCCTCGACGTGTCCGTCCAGCGGCTGCCGGCTCGCCGCGACTGGGAGATCGACAAGGTCTTCGTGCGGCGCGGACGCGGCGGGGCGCTGCGCCGCCGGGGCGAGACGCTCACCGTCGAGTGGTCGGCCGTGACCGGACTCTCCCTGGAGGAGGACAGCCAGAGCGCGGAGAGCCTGGTCGCCACCTTCGAGCGGCTGCGGCCGGCCGACGTCGCCAACGCGCTGCACCATCTGACGCCCAAGCGGCGGGCCGAGGTCGCCGCCGCGCTCGACGACGACCGGCTCGCGGACGTGCTGGAGGAGTTGCCCGAGGACGATCAGGTCGAGATCCTCGGGAAGCTCCAGGAAGAGCGGGCCGCTGACGTCCTGGAGGCCATGGACCCGGACGACGCCGCCGACCTCCTGTCCGAACTCCCCGAGGAGGACCAGGAGCGACTACTCGCTCTGATGCGCCCGGACGACGCCGCAGACGTACGTCGGCTCCTGTCGTACGAAGAGCGCACCGCGGGCGGTCTGATGACCACCGAACCCATCGTGCTGCGGCCGGACGCCACGGTCGCCGACGCCCTCGCCCGGGTGCGGCAGCAGGACCTCTCCCCCGCGCTGGCCGCCCAGGTGTACGTGTGCCGCCCGCCCGAGGAGACTCCCACCGGGCGCTACCTGGGCACGATCCATTTCCAGCGGCTGCTGCGGGACCCCCCGTTCACCCTGGTGGGATCGATGGTGGACAGCGATCTGCCGCCGCTCGCACCGGACACCCCACTGCGGGCCGTGACCAGCTATCTCGCCGCGTACAACATGGTGGCCGCCCCCGTGGTCGACGAGATCGGATCGCTGCTCGGTGCCGTGACCGTGGACGACGTACTGGACCACCTGCTGCCCGACGACTGGCGCGAGACGGACTTCGAGGAGTCCGCGCATGGGTAG
- a CDS encoding magnesium and cobalt transport protein CorA produces the protein MSMIRDLRAAVRPALRRSSTAYHSYDTTRDPSASSAVVDCAVYRDGRRLPGDDSQTPREAMLRVREGGGFVWIGLHEPTEEEFAGIAAEFGLHPLAVEDAVHAHQRPKLERYDDTLFTVFKTVHYVEHDELTATSEVVETGEVMCFTGRDFVITVRHGGKGSLRALRYGLEKDAELLSKGPSAVLHAIADHVVDGYIAVVAAVQDDIDEVEIDVFSAPSKGRQRGSDAGRIYQLKREVLEFKRAVSPLLRPMQLLSERPMRLIDPDIQKYFRDVADHLARVQEEVIGFDELLNSILQANLAQATVAQNEDMRKITSWAAIVAVPTAVCGVYGMNFDYMPELQWKYGYPMVLTAIIGICFTIHRTLKRNGWL, from the coding sequence ATGTCGATGATTCGTGACCTCCGTGCCGCCGTCCGTCCCGCCCTGCGGAGGAGCAGCACCGCCTACCACTCGTACGACACCACCCGTGACCCTTCGGCCTCCAGCGCCGTCGTGGACTGCGCGGTCTACCGCGATGGGCGCCGCCTCCCAGGGGACGACTCGCAGACGCCCCGTGAGGCGATGCTGAGGGTGCGCGAGGGCGGTGGGTTCGTGTGGATCGGTCTGCACGAGCCGACGGAGGAGGAGTTCGCCGGCATCGCCGCGGAGTTCGGGCTGCACCCACTGGCCGTGGAGGACGCGGTCCACGCCCACCAGCGGCCCAAGCTGGAGCGGTACGACGACACCCTGTTCACCGTCTTCAAGACTGTCCACTACGTGGAGCACGACGAGTTGACCGCGACCAGTGAGGTCGTGGAGACCGGTGAGGTGATGTGCTTCACCGGTCGGGATTTCGTCATCACGGTCCGGCACGGTGGCAAGGGTTCGCTGCGGGCACTGCGGTACGGGCTGGAGAAGGACGCCGAGCTGCTCTCGAAGGGGCCGTCCGCGGTTCTGCACGCCATCGCCGACCATGTCGTCGACGGCTACATCGCGGTCGTGGCAGCCGTGCAGGACGACATCGACGAGGTCGAGATCGATGTCTTCTCCGCGCCGTCCAAGGGCAGGCAGCGGGGTAGCGACGCCGGGCGGATCTACCAGTTGAAGCGGGAAGTGCTGGAGTTCAAGCGGGCAGTCTCCCCGCTGCTGCGGCCCATGCAGTTGCTCAGCGAGCGGCCCATGCGGCTGATCGACCCGGACATCCAGAAGTACTTCCGTGACGTCGCCGACCACCTGGCCCGGGTCCAGGAGGAGGTCATCGGCTTCGACGAGCTGCTGAACTCGATCCTCCAGGCGAACCTGGCGCAGGCGACGGTCGCCCAGAACGAGGACATGCGCAAGATCACGTCCTGGGCGGCGATCGTCGCGGTGCCCACGGCGGTGTGCGGGGTGTACGGCATGAACTTCGACTACATGCCGGAGCTCCAGTGGAAGTACGGGTATCCCATGGTGCTCACCGCCATCATCGGGATCTGCTTCACCATTCACCGGACGCTCAAGCGCAACGGCTGGCTCTAG
- a CDS encoding suppressor of fused domain protein, which yields MADVLALVEARLCTALGEPDARASVTFIGTDRIEVLRFRTPGDGSADELVRYATLGMSAHPMNDPTSAIADPVQGPRAELVLSVRPGTADTDQVLRPLAVLAASPQVEGVVIAPGAALDIGASLWPSAPFSSVLVAEPGGLVEDLELDAPREPVRFLPLLPMTSNEAAWKRVHGAAELQERWLARGTDLRDPHRRSVTLD from the coding sequence ATGGCAGACGTTCTTGCTCTGGTCGAGGCCAGGTTGTGTACGGCGCTCGGGGAGCCGGACGCCCGCGCCTCGGTGACGTTCATCGGTACGGACCGGATCGAGGTCCTGCGCTTTCGCACCCCAGGCGACGGGTCCGCGGACGAGCTGGTCCGCTACGCCACCCTGGGGATGTCCGCCCACCCCATGAACGATCCGACGTCGGCGATCGCCGACCCTGTGCAGGGCCCGCGCGCCGAACTGGTCCTCTCGGTGCGTCCGGGAACGGCGGACACTGATCAGGTGCTGCGCCCCCTGGCGGTCCTGGCCGCTTCGCCGCAGGTGGAAGGGGTCGTCATCGCGCCGGGCGCCGCCCTGGACATCGGTGCATCGCTCTGGCCATCCGCGCCCTTCAGCTCCGTACTGGTCGCCGAACCGGGCGGGCTCGTCGAGGATCTGGAACTCGACGCCCCACGCGAGCCGGTGCGCTTCCTCCCCCTGCTGCCGATGACGTCCAACGAGGCGGCCTGGAAGCGGGTGCACGGCGCGGCGGAACTCCAGGAACGCTGGTTGGCGCGGGGGACCGATCTACGAGATCCGCACCGCAGGTCCGTGACCCTCGACTGA
- a CDS encoding DUF6758 family protein, producing MRGEPSCPKCGGRVRAPGLFAEAWQCGVHGTVHPLQPVIPPSVEALGVVVHRARVPVWMPWPLPVGWLFTGVAYAGDDRSGGRATAVVCSGPGPLGGIGELLLIAEELGVGLGSRYAGIDGPDPGQHIDIGRPAQSKVLAAGRPTPLWHVQGTPADRAVFAGEARGLWLWAIVWPEQSGLLMYDELVLTDLRDAGAEVELVPCGALSPRLLS from the coding sequence ATGAGGGGCGAACCCAGTTGCCCGAAGTGCGGTGGCCGGGTCAGGGCGCCCGGTCTCTTTGCCGAAGCTTGGCAGTGCGGTGTGCACGGCACCGTGCACCCACTCCAGCCGGTGATTCCGCCCAGTGTCGAAGCCCTCGGGGTCGTGGTGCACCGGGCCAGGGTCCCGGTGTGGATGCCCTGGCCGTTGCCCGTCGGCTGGCTGTTCACCGGTGTTGCGTACGCCGGTGACGACCGCAGCGGAGGCCGAGCGACCGCCGTGGTCTGCTCCGGCCCCGGCCCGCTCGGCGGGATCGGAGAACTGCTGCTGATCGCAGAGGAGTTGGGCGTCGGGCTCGGCTCGCGCTACGCCGGCATCGACGGCCCCGACCCCGGCCAGCACATCGACATCGGCAGACCCGCCCAGTCGAAGGTGCTCGCCGCAGGACGTCCCACACCCTTGTGGCACGTCCAGGGCACTCCCGCGGACCGTGCCGTCTTCGCCGGCGAGGCCCGCGGGCTGTGGCTGTGGGCGATCGTCTGGCCCGAACAGTCCGGGCTCCTGATGTACGACGAGTTGGTGCTGACGGATCTGCGCGACGCCGGAGCGGAGGTCGAACTGGTGCCTTGCGGCGCGCTCTCGCCACGACTGCTGTCCTGA
- a CDS encoding PHP domain-containing protein — protein sequence MRIDLHTHSTASDGTDTPAELVHKAAAAGLDVVALTDHDTTRGHAEAIAALDEAPRALTLVTGAEISCALDGVSLHLLAYLFDPQEPALLRERELVRDDRVPRAQAMVAKLRELGVPIDWEQVARIAGDGSVGRPHIATALVELGVVPSVSDAFTPQWIADGGRAHITKHELDPFTAVRLVKAAGGVSVFAHPAAAKRGRTVPEQVIADLAAAGLDGIEVDHMDHDGPARERLRGLAADIGLLTTGSSDYHGSRKTVGLGEYTTDPEIYGEITRRATGAFPVPGAGGRRT from the coding sequence GTGCGCATCGATCTGCACACCCACTCCACGGCGTCGGACGGTACGGACACCCCCGCCGAACTGGTGCACAAGGCCGCGGCGGCCGGGCTGGACGTCGTCGCCCTCACCGACCACGACACGACGCGCGGCCATGCCGAGGCGATCGCCGCCCTCGACGAGGCCCCCCGCGCACTGACCCTGGTCACCGGGGCCGAGATCTCCTGTGCGCTCGACGGGGTGAGCCTGCATCTGTTGGCGTACCTCTTCGACCCGCAGGAGCCCGCCCTGCTGCGCGAGCGCGAGTTGGTGCGCGACGACCGGGTGCCCCGGGCGCAGGCGATGGTCGCCAAACTCCGGGAGCTGGGCGTCCCCATCGACTGGGAGCAGGTCGCCCGCATCGCCGGCGACGGATCGGTCGGCCGTCCCCACATCGCGACCGCCCTGGTGGAACTCGGCGTGGTCCCGAGCGTCTCCGACGCCTTCACACCGCAGTGGATCGCCGACGGCGGCAGGGCGCACATCACCAAGCACGAACTGGACCCGTTCACCGCGGTCCGGCTGGTGAAGGCCGCCGGCGGAGTGTCCGTCTTCGCCCATCCGGCGGCGGCGAAGCGCGGACGTACGGTGCCCGAGCAGGTCATCGCCGACCTCGCGGCAGCCGGCCTCGACGGCATCGAGGTCGACCACATGGACCACGATGGTCCGGCCCGTGAACGACTGCGCGGCCTCGCGGCCGACATCGGCCTGCTCACCACGGGTTCGAGCGACTACCACGGCAGTCGCAAGACGGTCGGGCTCGGCGAGTACACCACCGACCCGGAGATCTACGGCGAGATCACCCGCCGTGCCACCGGCGCCTTCCCGGTCCCCGGCGCGGGCGGACGTCGCACCTGA
- a CDS encoding MarC family protein produces MFDAAVFGSLFLTLFVIMDPPGITPIFLALTSGRPVKMQRRMAWQAVAVAFGVITVFGLVGQQILDYLHVSVPALMIAGGLLLLLIALDLLTGKTDEPQQTKDVNVALVPLGMPLLAGPGAIVSVILAVQNADGAPQHIAVWGAIVAMHVVLWLTMRYSLGIIRVIKDGGVVLVTRLAGMMLSAIAVQQIINGVTQVVQSA; encoded by the coding sequence GTGTTCGACGCTGCCGTTTTCGGCTCCCTCTTCCTCACCCTTTTCGTGATCATGGATCCGCCCGGGATCACACCGATCTTCCTCGCCCTCACCTCGGGGCGCCCGGTCAAGATGCAACGCCGGATGGCCTGGCAGGCGGTCGCGGTCGCCTTCGGGGTCATCACCGTCTTCGGTCTGGTCGGCCAGCAGATCCTGGACTATCTGCATGTCTCCGTGCCCGCCCTGATGATCGCCGGCGGGCTCCTCCTGCTGTTGATCGCCCTCGATCTGCTGACGGGGAAGACGGACGAGCCCCAACAGACCAAGGACGTCAACGTCGCCCTCGTACCGCTGGGAATGCCCCTGCTCGCAGGGCCGGGCGCCATCGTCTCGGTGATCCTCGCGGTCCAGAACGCCGATGGCGCACCCCAGCACATCGCGGTCTGGGGCGCGATCGTGGCGATGCACGTGGTGCTCTGGTTGACCATGCGCTATTCGCTGGGCATCATCCGCGTGATCAAGGACGGGGGAGTGGTGCTGGTGACCCGTCTCGCCGGCATGATGCTCTCCGCGATCGCCGTGCAGCAGATCATCAACGGTGTCACCCAAGTCGTGCAGAGTGCCTGA
- a CDS encoding NYN domain-containing protein, with the protein MNEATIDTAITQISARLDRTNELLHRMLAEVAKTPSTHAIFVDAGYVYAAAGLLVAGTEDRRSFDLDAEGLIDAFIDKARSIFADSRLLRVYWYDGARRRIPTPEQQSIAELPDVKVRLGNLNANNQQKGVDSLIRTDLESLARHRAISDAALVGGDEDLVSAVEAAQGYGARVHLWGIDASEGVNQAEALRWEVDSTRTFDLDFCRPYLTRRAVSTYENEGTPPPSRDEVRFVGARIAATWLAERGSEALAELLPGHPYLPGPVDQDLLIEAEALLQRSLRGHAVLRRALRDGFWQHLQSQF; encoded by the coding sequence ATGAACGAGGCAACGATCGACACAGCGATCACCCAGATCAGCGCACGTCTGGACCGCACCAACGAGCTACTGCACCGCATGCTCGCCGAGGTGGCCAAGACGCCCTCCACACACGCCATCTTCGTGGACGCAGGTTACGTCTACGCTGCGGCAGGATTGCTGGTTGCGGGCACCGAGGACCGACGCTCCTTCGACTTGGATGCAGAAGGTCTGATCGACGCGTTCATCGACAAGGCCCGCAGCATCTTCGCCGACAGCAGGCTGCTCCGGGTGTACTGGTACGACGGCGCCAGGCGCCGCATCCCCACGCCGGAGCAGCAGTCGATCGCCGAACTGCCCGACGTCAAGGTGCGACTGGGCAACCTCAACGCCAACAACCAGCAAAAGGGCGTCGACTCGCTGATCCGCACCGATCTGGAGTCCCTCGCACGCCATCGGGCCATCAGCGACGCGGCCCTCGTGGGCGGTGACGAGGACCTGGTGTCCGCGGTGGAGGCGGCCCAGGGGTACGGGGCACGGGTGCACCTCTGGGGCATCGACGCCTCCGAAGGCGTCAACCAGGCCGAGGCGCTGCGCTGGGAAGTGGACAGTACCCGCACCTTCGACCTGGACTTCTGCCGCCCGTACCTCACCCGCCGAGCCGTCTCAACGTACGAGAACGAAGGTACGCCGCCCCCCTCGCGCGATGAGGTGCGGTTCGTCGGTGCACGGATCGCCGCCACCTGGTTGGCGGAACGGGGCAGCGAAGCCCTCGCCGAGCTACTGCCCGGCCATCCCTATCTCCCGGGACCCGTCGACCAGGATCTGCTGATCGAGGCGGAGGCACTGCTCCAACGGTCGCTACGGGGACACGCGGTCCTGCGCAGGGCTCTGCGCGACGGCTTCTGGCAGCATCTCCAGTCCCAGTTCTGA
- a CDS encoding alpha/beta fold hydrolase translates to MSRPPTFAPPPCARSGRLRTSRGEFAVLDARATGEHGAPSGTALLLPGFTGSKEDFIAMLAPLTEAGFRAVCVDGRGQYETTGPDEPDAYSQRELALDVLAQVEAVAVDGPVHLLGHSLGGQIARAAVLEVAATRAVSPFRTLTLMSSGPAQISAAQQQRVALLSQALAQLSMAEVWAAMQAFETPEEAAVDGEDLRRRWLRHHPQQLITTGRQLSIEPDRVDELAAVPGLPVHVISGESDDTWPVPLFDRMAERLGARRTVVPGAGHSPNTDRPRETAEAVARFWAAH, encoded by the coding sequence ATGAGTCGTCCGCCGACCTTCGCTCCTCCTCCCTGCGCCCGCTCCGGGAGGCTGCGCACCTCTCGTGGGGAGTTCGCCGTGCTCGACGCACGGGCGACGGGCGAGCACGGCGCCCCCTCGGGTACTGCGCTGCTGCTCCCGGGATTCACGGGGAGCAAGGAGGACTTCATCGCCATGCTCGCTCCGCTCACGGAAGCGGGCTTTCGCGCGGTGTGCGTCGACGGCCGGGGCCAGTACGAGACGACCGGCCCGGACGAGCCCGACGCCTATTCCCAGCGGGAGTTGGCCCTCGATGTGCTGGCGCAGGTGGAGGCGGTGGCCGTCGATGGGCCCGTGCATCTGCTCGGGCACTCGCTCGGTGGGCAGATCGCCCGCGCCGCGGTCCTGGAGGTCGCGGCGACCCGTGCCGTCTCACCCTTTCGTACGCTGACCCTGATGTCGTCCGGTCCTGCGCAGATCAGTGCCGCCCAACAACAGAGGGTGGCGCTGCTGAGCCAGGCGCTGGCGCAGTTGAGCATGGCCGAGGTGTGGGCGGCGATGCAGGCGTTCGAGACGCCGGAGGAAGCCGCCGTCGACGGCGAGGACCTGCGTCGGCGGTGGCTGCGGCACCATCCGCAGCAGCTGATCACCACAGGTCGACAGTTGTCGATCGAGCCGGACCGGGTCGATGAGCTCGCGGCCGTCCCGGGGCTTCCCGTGCATGTGATCAGCGGCGAGAGCGATGACACCTGGCCGGTGCCGCTGTTCGATCGGATGGCGGAGCGGCTCGGCGCCCGGCGGACCGTCGTTCCCGGTGCCGGGCACTCCCCGAACACCGACCGACCGCGGGAGACCGCCGAAGCCGTCGCGAGGTTCTGGGCGGCCCACTGA
- a CDS encoding DEAD/DEAH box helicase has product MTFRDLGILDETAEALEAVGILTPFPIQEMTLPVALSGNDVIGQAKTGTGKTLGFGLPLLERVTVPADVEAGRATPDQLTDAPQALVVVPTRELCTQVTNDLLTAGKVRNVRVLAIYGGRAYEPQVEALRKGVDVIVGTPGRLLDLAGQKKLDLSKVRSLVLDEADEMLDLGFLPDVEKIIQQLPPRRQTMLFSATMPGAVIGLARRYMTQPTHISATSPDDVGATVANTTQRVYRAHSMDKPELVSRILQADGRGLAMIFCRTKRTAADIAEQLARRGFASGAVHGDLGQGAREQALRAFRNGKVDVLVCTDVAARGIDVEGVTHVINYQSPEDEKTYLHRIGRTGRAGALGTAVTLVDWDDIPRWQLINKALDLSFHDPVETYSTSAHLFDELKIPADTKGVLPRAERTRAGLAAEEVEDLGETGGRGRKAAPTPVVVEERPARTRTPRQRRRTRGGSSTETAAEQLAAPAQDAPAAEDDAQPRTPRRRRRTRATGAGSTVVAQAPTAVEIVEDAQPAPVTLQVPAQPSEPLQETEPEAKPRRRRTRAVKAVETVTDVEAAPAVEAEAEAKPRRRTRAVKAVEAVTEVAPAVEAEAEAKPRRRTRAVKAVEAVDTAEAATPEAKPRRTRAVKAVATASAPESAEAEAEVKPRRRTRKTVAAADAPAAVAEGTAVATEAAPRRRTRTTKAAAQAEA; this is encoded by the coding sequence ATGACTTTCCGGGATCTCGGAATCCTGGACGAAACCGCCGAGGCACTCGAAGCCGTCGGCATTCTGACTCCTTTCCCCATCCAGGAGATGACGCTCCCCGTCGCGCTCTCCGGCAACGATGTGATCGGGCAGGCCAAGACCGGCACGGGCAAGACCCTCGGTTTCGGACTGCCGCTGCTGGAGCGCGTCACCGTGCCCGCCGACGTCGAAGCTGGTCGGGCCACGCCCGACCAGCTCACCGACGCCCCGCAGGCACTGGTCGTCGTCCCCACGCGCGAGCTGTGCACCCAGGTCACCAATGACCTGCTGACCGCGGGCAAGGTGCGCAATGTGCGCGTCCTCGCGATCTACGGCGGCCGGGCCTACGAGCCCCAGGTCGAAGCCCTGCGCAAGGGCGTCGATGTGATCGTCGGTACACCTGGCCGGCTGCTCGACCTCGCAGGCCAGAAGAAGCTCGACCTCTCCAAGGTCCGGTCCCTGGTGCTGGACGAGGCCGACGAGATGCTCGACCTCGGGTTCCTTCCCGATGTCGAGAAGATCATCCAGCAGTTGCCGCCCCGGCGGCAGACGATGCTGTTCTCGGCGACCATGCCGGGCGCGGTCATCGGCCTGGCCCGTCGTTACATGACCCAGCCGACGCACATCAGCGCGACCTCGCCCGACGACGTCGGCGCGACCGTCGCCAACACCACCCAGCGGGTGTACCGCGCGCACTCCATGGACAAGCCGGAGCTCGTTTCGCGGATCCTCCAGGCCGACGGCCGTGGCCTCGCCATGATCTTCTGCCGTACGAAGCGGACCGCGGCGGACATCGCCGAGCAGCTCGCCCGGCGCGGCTTCGCCTCCGGAGCGGTCCACGGCGACCTCGGCCAGGGTGCGCGCGAGCAGGCCCTGCGCGCGTTCCGCAACGGCAAGGTGGACGTCCTGGTCTGCACCGATGTCGCAGCGCGCGGCATCGATGTGGAGGGCGTGACGCACGTCATCAACTATCAGTCGCCCGAGGACGAGAAGACCTACCTCCACCGGATCGGCCGCACTGGCCGCGCCGGTGCGCTGGGTACGGCCGTCACCCTGGTGGACTGGGATGACATCCCCCGCTGGCAGCTGATCAACAAGGCACTGGACCTGTCGTTCCACGACCCGGTCGAGACCTACTCCACCTCCGCTCACCTCTTCGACGAGCTGAAGATTCCCGCGGACACCAAGGGCGTGCTGCCGAGGGCAGAGCGCACCCGTGCCGGTCTTGCGGCGGAGGAAGTGGAAGACCTGGGCGAGACCGGTGGGCGGGGCCGCAAGGCCGCGCCGACCCCTGTCGTCGTGGAGGAGCGTCCCGCGCGCACCAGGACGCCGCGCCAGCGCCGTCGTACCAGGGGTGGCAGCTCCACGGAGACCGCCGCCGAGCAGTTGGCCGCACCGGCGCAGGATGCACCGGCCGCCGAGGACGACGCACAGCCGCGGACCCCGAGGCGTCGGCGTAGGACTCGTGCGACCGGAGCCGGAAGCACGGTCGTGGCACAGGCCCCGACCGCCGTGGAGATCGTGGAGGACGCCCAGCCGGCGCCCGTCACCCTCCAGGTGCCGGCCCAGCCGTCGGAGCCGCTTCAGGAGACCGAGCCGGAGGCCAAGCCGCGCCGTCGCAGGACGCGTGCGGTGAAGGCCGTCGAGACGGTCACCGACGTCGAAGCCGCACCCGCGGTCGAGGCTGAGGCCGAGGCCAAGCCCCGCCGACGGACGCGTGCGGTCAAGGCCGTCGAAGCCGTCACCGAGGTCGCACCCGCCGTGGAAGCTGAGGCTGAGGCCAAGCCCCGTCGACGCACCCGCGCGGTCAAGGCCGTCGAAGCCGTCGACACGGCGGAAGCAGCCACCCCGGAGGCCAAGCCCAGGCGTACGCGTGCGGTGAAGGCCGTCGCGACCGCCTCCGCACCGGAGTCCGCGGAAGCCGAGGCCGAGGTCAAGCCCCGCCGACGCACCCGTAAGACGGTCGCGGCAGCGGACGCACCTGCTGCTGTCGCCGAGGGTACGGCCGTCGCCACGGAGGCCGCACCTCGTCGCCGCACCCGTACGACCAAGGCTGCGGCCCAGGCCGAAGCCTGA
- a CDS encoding ferritin-like fold-containing protein, producing the protein METPDNATEHTGIAAQDWATASADPQYRAAVVDLLGALAYGELAAFERLAEDAKLAPTFSDKAELAKMASAEFHHFERLRDRLATIEADPTGAMEPFAQALDDFHRQTAPSDWLEGLVKAYVGDSIASDFYREVAAHLDADTRSLVLAVLDDTGHGNFAVEKVRAAIEADPRLGGRLALWARRLMGEALSQAQRVVAERDALSTMLVGGVADGFDLAAVGEMFTRITKAHTKRMAALGLAA; encoded by the coding sequence ATGGAGACGCCAGACAACGCCACAGAACACACGGGGATCGCGGCCCAGGACTGGGCCACCGCGTCCGCGGACCCCCAGTACCGCGCAGCAGTCGTGGATCTTCTGGGGGCGCTCGCCTACGGCGAGCTGGCCGCTTTCGAGCGGCTCGCCGAAGACGCCAAGCTCGCCCCCACTTTCAGTGACAAGGCGGAGCTGGCCAAGATGGCTTCCGCGGAATTCCACCACTTCGAGCGGCTGCGGGACCGGCTCGCCACGATCGAGGCGGACCCCACGGGCGCCATGGAACCCTTCGCCCAGGCGTTGGACGACTTCCACCGCCAGACCGCGCCGTCCGACTGGCTGGAGGGTCTGGTCAAGGCGTACGTCGGTGACTCGATCGCCAGTGACTTCTACCGCGAGGTCGCAGCCCACCTCGACGCCGACACGCGTTCCCTGGTCCTTGCGGTGCTCGACGACACCGGGCACGGCAACTTCGCGGTGGAGAAGGTCCGCGCTGCGATCGAGGCCGATCCGCGGCTCGGCGGACGTCTCGCGCTGTGGGCCCGACGGCTGATGGGGGAGGCGCTGTCCCAGGCACAGCGGGTGGTGGCCGAGCGTGACGCGCTGTCCACGATGCTCGTCGGCGGCGTGGCGGACGGCTTCGACCTCGCCGCGGTGGGCGAGATGTTCACCCGGATCACCAAGGCGCACACCAAGCGGATGGCTGCCCTCGGGCTCGCTGCCTAG
- a CDS encoding DUF3107 domain-containing protein, with protein sequence MEVKIGVQHAPREIVLESGDSAEDVERAVGEALAGKAQLLSLSDDKGRRVLVPSDRIAYVEIGEPATRRVGFGAL encoded by the coding sequence GTGGAGGTCAAGATCGGCGTGCAGCACGCGCCCCGGGAGATCGTTCTGGAGAGCGGGGACTCCGCCGAGGACGTCGAGCGCGCCGTGGGCGAGGCGCTGGCCGGTAAGGCGCAGCTGCTCAGCCTCTCGGACGACAAGGGCCGCAGGGTTCTGGTGCCCTCGGACCGGATCGCGTACGTGGAGATCGGTGAGCCCGCGACGCGACGCGTGGGCTTCGGCGCGCTGTAG
- a CDS encoding TetR/AcrR family transcriptional regulator produces MTAIEQTEAARPRGTRLPRRARRNQLLGAAQEVFVAQGYHSAAMDDIAERAGVSKPVLYQHFPGKLELYLALLDQHCEALLLAVRTALASTNDNKQRVAATMDAYFAYVEDEGGAFRLVFESDLTNEPAVRERVDRVSLQCAEAISEVIAEDTGLSKDESMLLAVGLGGVSQVVARYWLSSRSSIPRETAVQLLTSLAWRGIAGFPLHGADSLTEQS; encoded by the coding sequence GTGACAGCCATCGAGCAGACAGAGGCGGCGCGCCCGCGAGGCACGCGTCTGCCACGCCGAGCCCGTAGGAACCAGCTTCTGGGCGCGGCCCAGGAAGTATTCGTGGCGCAGGGTTACCACTCGGCTGCGATGGATGACATCGCCGAGCGGGCGGGCGTCAGCAAGCCGGTGCTCTATCAGCACTTCCCGGGCAAGCTGGAGCTCTACCTCGCCCTGCTCGACCAGCACTGCGAGGCACTGCTGCTCGCCGTGCGGACCGCGCTGGCGTCGACGAACGACAACAAGCAGCGTGTCGCGGCGACCATGGACGCCTACTTCGCGTACGTGGAGGACGAGGGCGGCGCCTTCCGACTGGTGTTCGAGTCGGACCTGACGAACGAGCCCGCGGTGCGTGAGCGGGTGGACCGGGTCTCCCTCCAGTGCGCGGAAGCGATCTCCGAGGTGATCGCCGAGGACACCGGCCTGTCCAAGGACGAGTCCATGCTGTTGGCCGTGGGGCTGGGCGGGGTCTCGCAGGTGGTGGCCAGGTACTGGCTCTCCAGCCGTTCGAGCATCCCGCGGGAGACCGCGGTCCAACTGCTGACGTCGCTGGCCTGGCGCGGCATCGCCGGCTTCCCCCTCCACGGGGCGGATTCCCTGACCGAACAGTCCTGA